CCTGATGACACGACAGTACTCCACGGTCACACAGGCGGATCTCGACCTCGTCATCCAGGCGAACCATTGGAATCCTTTCACGGTCCTGGGCCCGCATTCGGTCGTCACCGCTGACGGGGCCAAGGCTCTGGCGATCCGTGCGTTCCTCCCTGAGGCCAGAAAGGCCGGTGTCGTCGATCTCTCGAAGGGAGAGCCGGGCAAGCTCATCCCGATGGAGAAGACCCACGCCGACGGCTTCTTCGAGGTCGTTTTCACCGACCGTACAGCCCCGTTTCCCTACCGACTGCGCGTCGAGAACCATGAGGGCCATTCGTGGGAGTCGGTGGATCCCTACGCTTTCGAGCCGATCCTGACCGACTTCGACCTACACCTGCTCGGCGAAGGAACCCATCTCCGGAATTATGAGAAGCTCGGGGCTCACCTGGTCACGCATCAGGGCTATCGCGGCGTCCTCTTCGCCGTGTGGGCTCCGAACGCCCAGCGTGTGAGCGTGGTCGGCAACTTCAATCACTGGGACGGCCGCCGCCACCTGATGCGCAGTCGAGGCGCCACCGGCATCTGGGAGATCTTCATCCCCGACCTCTGCGAAGGCGAGGTCTACAAGTTCGAGATCAAGAGTCGACACCACGGCTACACCGTTCTGAAGTCAGACCCCTACGGCCTGGCTTCCGAGATGCGTCCCAAGACCGCCTCCGTCGTCTGGGACATCGAGCGTTTCTCCTGGGGCGATAAGGATTGGATGGCCACCCGGGCTTCCCGGCAGGCTCTCGACAAGCCGATGGCCTTCTACGAGGTCCATCTCGGCTCCTGGAAGCGGAAGGTCGAAAAGGAGAACGGCTTTCTCAGCTATCGAGATCTGGCCGAGCAACTCGTCGAATATCTCGACAAGACCCACTTCACGCACGTCGAGCTGCTGCCGATTACCGAGCACCCGTTCGACGGCAGCTGGGGCTACCAGCCCGTCGGCTACTTCGCCCCGACGGCTCGGCACGGCAATCCGGACGATTTCGCCGGCTTCGTCGACTATCTGCACCAGCACGGGTACGGCGTCATCCTCGACTGGGTCCCGGCCCACTTCCCGTCCGACCTCCACGGCCTGGGCTATTTCGACGGCACCCACCTGTACGAGCACGCCGATCCCCGCCTTGGCGAGCATCGGGATTGGGGCACCAAGATCTTCAACTACGGCCGCCCCGAGGTCCGCAACTTCCTTCTGGGGAACGCCCTGTTCTGGCTCGATCGTTACCACATCGACGGCCTCCGCGTGGACGCCGTCGCCTCGATGCTTTACCTCGACTACTCCCGCAACCCGGGCGAGTGGGTCCCCAACATCTTCGGCGGCAACGAGAACCTTGAGGCGATCGACTTTCTCAAGACGCTCAACGAGATCTGCCACCGCGAGCACCCTGGCATCCTGACGATCGCCGAGGAGTCCACGAGCTGGTCCGGCGTGTCTCGGCCGACCTATCTGGGAGGTCTCGGGTTCAGCCTCAAGTGGAACATGGGCTGGATGAACGACACCCTGCGCTACATGGCGAAGGACCCGGTCCACCGCAAGTACGAGCACGGCGCGCTGACGTTCAGCATGATCTACGCCTTCACTGAGAACTTCATCCTGCCGCTCTCCCACGACGAGGTCGTGCACGGCAAGAAGTCGTTGCTCGACAAGATGCCCGGCGACCTCTGGCAGAAGTTCGCCAACCTCCGGCTCCTCTACGGCTACATGTACGGTCACCCGGGCAAGAAGCTTCTGTTCATGGGGGACGAGATCGCCCAGTGGCGCGAGTGGAGCCACGACGAGAGCGTCGACTGGCACCTCATGCAGTGGAAGGACCACCAGGGGGTCTTCCAACTGGTCTCGGATCTCAACAGCCTCTATCGTCGTGAACCGGCGCTGCACCAGGTCGACTTCGACTGGCAGGGCTACGAGTGGCTCGAACTCCACGACTGGGAGAACAGCGTCATCGCCTTCCTCCGCCGCGGCAAGGAGACGGAGGAAGGGGTCGTCGTCGTCTGCAACTTCACGCCCGTCGTCCGGTACGACTATCGCGTCGGCGTTCCCACAGGGGGCTTCTATCGCGAGATCTTGAACACGGACGCAGACGTGTACGGCGGATCGAACGTCGGCAACCAGGGAGGGGCCTGGGCCGTTCGCGAGCCGCATGCAGGCCGGCCGTTCCAGATTTCTCTCAAGATTCCGCCGTTGGGCGTCCTCTTCCTGAAGGTCCCCAAGTCGGGCGAGGCAGCGGACGGCAAGTGAGCCCTCCTCAGCCCTCGAAATCCTCCAGCTTCGGCCCGCGGGCCCGCGACCCCTTGCCGGCGGTCGCGGGCGCGGCCGAGTCCTGGGGGAGCAAGTCGTCGATAGCGACGTTCCAGGTCATGTGGCCGATGGCGACGGTGGCCGTCTTCTTTCGCTGGTCGATCTTCACAATGCGGCCGGGACGATCGTAGCCCATCTTCGGAACGACGACCTTGTCGCCCGGCTGGAGCCGGGCTCGGGCTTCGGCGAGCGTCTCCTCACGTTGAGCCTCCATGTGGAGCGACTGGAGCCTCTCGTGGAGCACGTCTCGGGTCCGCTCGGCGTCGGCCTGAGCCGCGATGGCTTCCTGGCGGGCTTCCTCGGCGTCGCGTCGCATCCGGGCGATGAGATCCCATTCCGGGACCGTCGAGCCCTGGGTTTGATCCAGATAGCGCTGGGCGCGGGCGACAAGATGCTCCGCCAGATTGAGGCGGCGGGCGATCTTCAGGGCGTTCGACTGGCCGACGTCGCCGATGTGCAGATGGTAGCGAGGCCGGAGGGTTTCCACGTCGAACTCGACGGCCGCGTTCTCAGCCCGAGGGTTGCTGAGGGCGTAGGTCTTGAGATCTCCGATGTGGGTCGTGACCATCGCCAGGCAGCCGATCGAATCGAGTTCGTCGAGCATCGCCCGGCCGAGAGCGGCGCCCTCAGCGGGATCGGTTCCGGCCCCGAGTTCGTCGAGGATCACCAGCGACTTCTCGGTCGCCCTGCCGAAGATCTCGGAAATGCGTCGGACGTGAGATGAGAACGTCGAGAGCGATTGCTCCAGGCTCTGCTCGTCGCCGATATCCGCCAGGACCTGGTCGAAGACCGGGATCTGTGAGCCCTCGGCCGCGGGGATGTGCAGACCCATCTGGGCCATCAGGGCGAGCAGCCCCACCGTCTTGAGGGCCACGGTCTTGCCGCCGGTGTTCGGCCCCGTGATGATCAGGACCTGGAACCGAAGGCCGAGATGGACGTCGATCGGAACGACCTCGCGCTCGCGGGGCGGCGGTTCGACGACCTGCGGCGGTTCGCTCCCCTCCGTCGTCGCGGGCTGGGCTTCGACGCTCAACGCGGGGTCATTGCGGAGGATCGCCTCAAGGACCGGATGGCGGGCCTGCCTCAGCACGAGCTTCCGCTCCTCATTGAGGTCGGGCGCTCTCATCTGGTAGTCGACGGAGTATCGAGCCTTGGCATAGATCAAGTCGAGTTCCGCCATGGTCTCCAGCGTGCCGAGTAACGAGTCGGCGACGAGCCCAACCTGCGCGGTAAGCCAGCGAAGAATGCGGCGGATCTCCTTCTGTTCACGAGCGCGAAGGTAGGAGAGCTGCGCCGATTTCTCCGCGATCGCGAGAGGCTCGATGTAGACCGTTTCGTTGCTCGCGCTGGTCCTTTGGACGGAGCCGGCGATCTCGCCGCGATGGTCCTTGGAGACTGGCAGGACGTAGTGGTGGCCGACCATCGTAAAGTTCGAATACCGAAGCGCCCGCTTCACCTCGGGCGATCGAAGCATCGATCGGAGCTTCTCCTGGATCCTGGCTTCGACTTCTTCCATCTCGCGACGGATTGTCGAGAGTCGTCGACTGGCCGTGTCGATCACGTTGGCCCGGCTGTCGAGGCAACCCTCGATGGCCGTCGTCACGCCGCCGAACTCGCCGACGTCGGCCCGCATGCCGCCGAGGCGAGGGAAGTTGTCTCCCATTCGTTCGAGCCAGGCGGCCAGCCCGGCGATCGAACGAAGGGTTTCCGAGACCTGGGCGAGTTCCTCGGCTTCGAGGACGGCGCCGATCTGGGCGCGGCGGACGAGCGGCCGGATGTCGTGAAGACCTCCGAGCGGGGGACGGAGGCCGGAGCGGATCGCCTCGACCATCTCCGTCGTCGCGGCCAGCTTTGAAACGATCCCGGCCAGGTCGCGCGAGGGCTCGAGCGCCGTCGCCGCTTCTTTACCTAACGAGCAAGCCGCGCGGGCTGCAACCAGCGCGCGGACCTTGGAAACACCCAGCAGATCGAGCGTGTGACTGTCCATCTCGCCTCTCGGAAGCCGACGCGACGACCACAGGGAATGATCCCCCATCGGTCAGGGGGATGGGATCTCCTCGGACGCACAGGACCAAGGCGCGGTTCGCGTCATCACTCGATTATGGCGGATGCGTGTTCGGCGGGGCCATCCCAAGAGGCGCGTGAATCGACGGAGCGGCCGGGGTCAGTGAGGAGCGACGTCCGGCCGAAACTCCGCAGCGGCGCTCTGGGAGGCTGCTTCGTCGGCGGGCGAGGCCGGCGTCGCCGGCGCCCGCATGTCGGCCGGTGTGGCGGCGAGGATCGGTTCGAGGTCCTTGCGCCATGGGGTGGGTTCGGTCCCCAGGTCCTTGCCGGTGATCTTGCGGAGCGCGTTGAGCGAGGCCAACCGGATGGCTGGGTCTTCGTTCTCCATCGCGTCGAGCAGCACCTTGTAGATCCTCGGGTCGTTGCTCTTCAATTCGGCGAGCCCGTCGATCGCGGCGATCCGCACGTCCTCGACGTTGTCGACGGCCATCGACTGGGCCAGGCTTGTGGCGTCCTCGCTCCGGCCGATCTTGCCGAGCGCCCGACAGGCCTCGACGCGAACGACGGCTTCGTGGTGGCGGACGGCCTTCAGCAGGACCTCGCGAGCGGAGTCGTCGCCGATCTCGCCGAGCGTCCGGCAGATGATGGCGCGGCTGGCGATCGGCTCGTTCCCCTTCTGGTAGCGGTCGATCAGGACGGCGACGGCCTCATGGCGTTGCTCGTCCGATTCGAAGACGTCCTTCGAGGCCAGCTTGGTATAGGCGATGTACCGGATGTTGGGGTCGGGATTGTTGCGGACGTGGCCGAGGAAGCTCCGCGCTGTGGTTCCGACGTACGTGCTGCAACCGGTCGCGCACGCAGCCAGGGCGAGGACCCAACGGGCCGCCGCGCGTCGCGTCGCGCTGTTCCTGAAAGCTCGGTCGTCCATGACGAGGGACCATCCTTCGGCGAGGGGCGGGCGTCGCGAGCGCGAAGGGCGAGGCCCGTCGCCGACGCCGAGGCGACGAGGCGCGGGGATCATAGCGAGGATCGTTCAACACGCCAAGAGCGGCTTCGGCTTCCTCGGCGATGCGCATGAAAAAGGGCCGAAGCCCGGCGTGGTCGCGGACTCGGCCCGTGGGTCCAACCAGCCCCGAGATCGGCTTCAGGCCGACGGGGTGGAGGTGGGTTCGGCCTTCGAGGCGTGGTGCTTCTCGCCGAGCTTGGTCACGTGGTACTTGAAGAACTCCCCCTCCTTCTTGCCCTTCTTGATCAGCTTCTTCGTCTGCAGCGAATCGAGCTGCTTCTGGATCTTCTTGGACGCCACCAGTCCGATCTCGCCAGCGCCGACGATCTCCTTGAGGAGGTTCGTCTGAGCGTCGCTCAGCTTGATCGCGGGGGCGGCCTTCTTGGGGGCGGCCTTCTTCACCGGAGCGGCGGCCTTGGGAGCGGCGGCCTTCTTCGGAGGGGCGACCTTCTTCACGGCGGCGGCCTTGGGGGCGGCGGCCTTCTTGGGGGCGGCCTTCTTCACAGCGGCCTTAGGGGTGCTGCTCTTCGGTGCTGCTTTCTTCGTGGCCATCGGGCACCTCGTCTCGGTCGTGTTCTCGAATCGGACCCTCTCATTGAGCGGTCCCTGCGCCAATTCATACCAAATCTTTGACCTAGTGGAAGGGGAAGATGAACGGAAATCGCGGTTTTTCTCGGATTTTTTCGGGTTTTTCAGCCTCGCGCGCCCCTCGCATCAGAGTAGTCAGGTTCACTTTTCTAGCATGACGTGAAATTACATTGAAGCGTTACTAGGTTCATGTAATGCAGTTTCACCCCGTAATTTACAGGGTTTGCTCGATCGACTCTCGACGACGACGCGCCGACCGCGCGCCGATTCCGAGCTTCGACGAGCGCTGCGAGGTCCACTTCGCGCGATCACGCGCCGAACGTGACTTCGGAACGCGCGAAGGCCGCGCAGAGGGAGGCGCGCGACCTCGAATCGATGATGGACAGGGGCGGCCATGTGACGACCCCACCGGCGCGATCGACGCGCGTTCGAGGAGCGCTCGGCGCTGAACGAGACCCTGCGCGTCTCCGCGCTTTCGAGGAGTCGAAGGCTCGACTCATCCGGGGCTCGCGCGTCGCTGATGAGGTCTGCGCGGCGACCTCACTCCGACGGGCCTGACTGAGTCCTCTCCCGCGCCGCGAGTCGTCGATCCTGAGAGTCGACGTCATCGTGAGAGTCCTCTGACCGTCGCGCGCTCCGCTCATCGATCGGCCTCCGCAAGACGCGCCGAAGTTCAACCGGCTGGGACCACCGCGACCCATGCGCGAGGAGCTGTTCGGAGATCGCGACGACGACCTCGCTCGCCCCAAGGCCTCGTGACGAATCGATGGATCTGAGAGGCGCTTCACTCCCAGCGTCGCGATCAGTCAAAGACCCACCCAGGGCGCATGCTCGACTCGGTCGGGGCGTCTCACGAGAACCTCGGTCTGAGCCGATCGCGTCGAACCTCTCTCGACCTGACGGCGTGGCTCGCTCCGTGGAGAGCGAGTGGTCCCGACGCCGTCGTTTCCTCGCTTGCTTCGCTCCACATCGTGGTCTACAATGACTGAACAAAAACACACAGGCGTTCGAGGGGCTGAGGGCTTCCGGTGATTACTCAGATTCGAGGCGTGCTCCGCGCAGTGGGAGAAGAGAGCCTGACGCTTGGGGTCGACCCGTTCGAACTCGAGGTGTTGATCCCCGAGCACACGCGGAGGCAGGTGCAGGGGAAGCTCGGCGAGTCGGTCACGCTCCACACCACCTTCTATATAGAGGGACAGGCGATGGGGGGGCGTATGAACCCCCGCTTGATCGGATTCCTGTCGACGGTGGACCGCGAGTTCTTCGATACCTTCTGCTCGGTCGACGGCGTCGGAATGCGGAAAGCGCTGCGGGCGATGGTTCGGCCGGTTCGGGAGATCGCGCGGATCATTCAGGAGCAGGACGTGAAGATGCTCTCCACGTTCCCGGGCATCGGCGAGGCGATGGCCGAGCGGATCGTGGCGAAGCTCCGCCGCAAGGTCGGCATATTCGCTCTGATCGTTAACCCCGACGGGACGACGTCGACCCCAGCGGCTACGAATGGTGAGGCGGCGCATGCCGAGCCCGACGTGGTCAGCGACGCCTACGCAGCGCTGCTCGCGGTCGGCCACAGTGAGATGCAGGCTCGGGCGATGCTGGATCGCGCGCTCTCGGGCCGGAAGAAGTTCAAGTCGCTGTCCGATCTGATCGAAGCGATCTACCAGCAGGAGAAGTCGTAATCCGTCGCCCGGTCGAGACGACGTGTGGGAGAACCACGCCATGGCCCGAGAAGTGAAGATCAAAGGGAAGCCGAACGACGATCGGGACCGCGAGCCGTCGCCTGCGGCTCGCGACGAGGCGCAGTCTCCCCCCGACCCCATCGAGGAGAAGCTCCGTCCCCAGCGCCTTTCCGAGATCATCGGTCAGCGCGCGGTGGCTGAGCGGCTCTCGATCGCACTCGCCGCCGCCAAGAAGCGTGGGGAGCCACTGCCGCACATCCTCTTCGATGGTCCGCCCGGTCTGGGCAAGACGACCTTCGCGGGCGTGCTCCACAACGAACTCGGGGTCGAGTTGAACCTGACCAGCGGCGCGTCGCTCGACAAGAAGATGGACGTCATGCCCTACCTGACCAACGCGTCAGAGGGGTCCATCCTCTTTATTGATGAAATCCATCGCCTCCCTCGCGCCGTCGAAGAGTTCATCTACCCGGTGATGGAGGACTTCCGCGTCGACGTGGTCCTGGGCGAGGGGATGTCGGCCCGGACGATCAACCTGCCGCTGAAGAAGTTCACCATCATCGGGGCCACGACTCGGAGCGGCATGCTCTCCTCGCCGCTCCGTGAGCGATTCCACATGCACGAGCATCTGGAGTTCTATGACCCCGAGGATCTGGCGCGGATCATCACGATCAACGCCGGCAAGCTCCGCGCGCCGATCACCCCGGAAGCAGCCTGGGAATTGGCGGAACGCAGTCGGGGGACGCCTCGAATCGCCAACGCCCGCCTACGGTGGGTTCGCGACTACGCCCTCGCCCGGGCTGACGGCGGCATCGACGTCCCAATCGCCCGCGATGCGCTGGCCATGCAGGAGATCGACTCCGAAGGCATGGACAAGCAAGACCGGCGATACCTGGATACGCTGATCCGCGTCTTCAAGGGAGGGCCGACGGGCGCCGAGGCGCTCGCCGCGACGATGACCCTTTCCGTCGACACGATCCGCGATGAGGTCGAGCCCTATCTCCTGCGTCGCGAATTCGTCGTGAGGACCCCGCGCGGTCGCGTGGCCACGTCGGCCGCCTACCGCCACCTGGGTCTCGCCGAGCCCGAACGCGAGCCCGTGGAAGACATCCTCGACCCTCAGCGCCGCTTGTTCCTCTGATAGGGGATCGTCGCTCGGCGGAGTCGGTCGCGAATCGCGTCCCACTCCGCTCCGGCGGGGGGCTCGACCGCGACGATGAGGTCGAGTCGTCGGGCGTCAAGGTTGTGGAGCGTCTCGTAGAACTCCCTGGCCGCGACGTCGGAAGTCGGCTGGATGAACCGGACCACCTGAGCGGGGATGTGATTGAGGTCGATCGGCTCGAAGGCGACGAGGGCGGCTCGTTCCGGCCAGTCGACATCGGTCAATCGCGCCGACGATTCAACCCTGACGGCCGGGGTTCGCGGCGCGTAGTGCACGGAGAGCATGCCGGGGCTCGCATGCGGGCCGGCTTGCCTCGTTTCGGTCTCTCCGTGGCTTCTCGGTGCGACGGTGGTCGTCGAAAGCGCTTCGGCTAGCTCGGCGGGGCCGATTGGTCCCGGTCGAAGGACGGCCGGCGGATCGGCAGTGAGGTCCACGACGGTTGATTCGAGGCCGACCGTGGTGGGGCCGCTGTCGAGGATGAGATGGACGCGTCCGTCCAGGTCGGCGAGGACGTGCTCCGCGCGTGTCGGCGAGATTCGGTTCGATCGATTAGCGCTCGGGGCCGCCAGAGGGAGTCCGACGCATTCGACGAGCCGCCGGGCCACGGTCGGGGCCGGGACGCGTAGGCCAACAGTGGGACCGCCGCCGGTCACCACCTCGGGAACGTCCACGGTTCGGGGCAGGACGAGGGTCAGCGGGCCCGGCCAGAAGCGGCGAGCGAGAACATCCGCTCGGGCCGACCAGTCGGTGGTGTATCGTTTCGCCTGGTCGATTCCGGCGACGTGCACGATGAGAGGATTGAAAGAAGGACGGCCCTTGGCCTCGAAGATTCGTCGAACAGCCTCGGCGTCGGTGGCTACCGCGCCGAGGCCGTAAACGGTCTCCGTGGCAAACGCTACGAGGCCGCCTCCGAGCAACACGGCGGCGGCCTCGTTCAGTATGTCGACCTCAGGCTCGTCGCGAGCCACGGCGATGACCCGCGTATGGATCACAGCGAGAGACTCAACGTTCGGGAAGCAGCACGGCGGCGGCGATCACGGTCGTCCACAGGCCGTCCTTGTGGCCGACTGCCGTCTGGGTCACTTCCTTCGTCTTGTAAATGACGTCGGCGATCTTCCACTGCTCGCGCTTTTCGTCCCACGAGCTGTTGGGGTTGAACTCCACACCCAGAATCGTCGCCAGCATTTCAGCGGCAAGATCCTCGGCGTAGTCGGCCGCTGCCTTGGCGGTCTGACCGTAGGCGTGGTGCTCGGAAAGATAGCCGAACTGGTCGCGGTCCTTGGGGATGGCGACGCCAACACTGGAGGCGACCAGGCGGTTGGGCTCGGCCGTGGCGCACTCGCTGATAACGACGTGGACGATCTGACCGGGCATCAGTTCCTTGAGCCCCTGGTCGATCGAGACCTCCTTGCAGCGCGGCGGGAAGATGCTGGAGACCCGCACCAGGTTGTAGCAGGCGATCCGAGCGTCCCGGAGGGCCAGCTCGAAGCTGGTCAACTTTTCGCGGTGGGTACCGACTCCCTTGGTGAAGAACAACTTCGCTGGTACGTACATCTCTGGCTTGAGTCCTCCCGCATCGGCCGGTCCGGAATGGACGTCGGCCGACCGACTGTCCGCGGCTGTCCCCCGGCGATTCCGCTCGACGCGATAATTCCGACGGGGGCCTGAATTATCGTGCCGGATGCGGTTCGCATCAAGGTCAGCCCAGGCGACTGTTCGCGATATCCACCGAGCCGACGGCGAAATTCGACCGCAGGTCCCTGATGGCGTGCCGTCGATGCACCTGCCGGCGTGGCGAGGTTTCGGCGTTCGGTTGATCGAGGATCGACGAGCGGAACCGGTCGAGAACCTTCAACGCGCAGTATACCGATCTGCAGTCGGCTCGCGCCTGGCCAGCGACCGGATCGATCAAAGGATCAATCGAATCAGCCCACCTGAAGGATGGGTTCAGGCATTGGAGGATCGCTCATCTCGCGTTGAACCTGTACGAACGCGAGGTGAGAATCAAAATAACCTGGACGACGAGACGTCGTATCCAGGAATCGACACAAGAGTGTGTCGAGCGGGTGGGAAGCGAGGATGACGGGGCTCGAACCCGCAACCTCCGGCGTGACAGGCCGGTGCTCTAACCAATTGAGCTACATCCCCAAGGACGGCGGGTTTTTTTGCGGCCCGACTCGTCGCGGTTGGTAAGAACAAGATTAATCTCAGCCCCGGGGGAAGTCAAGAGTCTCGGCTGGCTGATTTCATAAGACGAGACTTCAGAGAAGCTTAGGGAGTACCAGCCCTCGCAGACCGCCTCCCGGTTTGAGCGGGAGGCGGCCTGGGTGAGCGAGTCGTGAGTTCGATGACTCACTTCAACTCAGTAGGCGTCCGAGCTAATGACTTCACCACCGCCTCGCGTGCCGAGCGCCCAGTAGGTCGGCATCGAGATCGAGCCCTTGACGAACTTCACACTGCCGTCGCCCATCATCATGTTGGCGCCGCCCGAGTGATAGCTCTGGGCGTTCGAGTAATCCATGCTGGCCCCGTCGCAGCCGCCGCCGCAGTCGGTCCGGCAGGCTGCCCATTTGTACTGGGTGCTGTTGGGCGGGACGATTGTGTTGAAGAGCGTGGCGCCCATCCCTCCGATGCCCCAGTCATGACCATGGCCGACGGACAGGTTGCCGGAATTGGACGCGACGAACTTGTTGGAACATGTCTGCAAGTCGGTCAGAACGAGCGCCTGGTTTTGATTGGCGTTCAGGAACCAGGCGTTGCCGGAGAGGCCGGCCCCCATGACCATCGCGCCTGGGACCGGTGATTGGATCATGGGCCCTGCCTGCCCTTCCGAGAAGGCGATGGTGTTCGACGTCCCGTCGGTGATGTCGCGGATGCCGTAGGAGAGACGGAAGCCGAACACGCCCGATGTGGGGGAGGTTCGGTTGGCCGCGATGGGACCGCCTCGGGGCGGGGTGTCGTCGCCGGCGTTCGTCGTGGGACCGACGCTGCCGTAGTAGCAGTTGTCGTTCACCCGACCGCCGTTCGAGTCGGAGGGACAGAGGAACGCTGCGATCTTGGCGTTGTAGCCGGTGGCGTTGGCCGAGCTGGCGTAGTCGCTCCCCCGCCCTTCCATCATGAAGTTGATCGAGTTGTAGAGAGCGGACTGCTCCATGTAGTTAAGGAGCGCGGCGTGGGCCGACCAGTTGTTCCAGGTCGTGTACGTGATGGATCCGCCGTAGTTGTAATTGCACAACGACGCCCCCATCGGGAAGACGTCGTTGGCTGAGTGGTAATTGTGCATCGCCAACCCGATCTGCTTCAGGTTGTTGACGCACTGGGCGCGCCGGGCGGCTTCGCGAGCTGCCTGCACGGCCGGCAGCAGCAGCGCGATGAGAACGGCGATGATCGCGATCACCACCAACAATTCGATCAGCGTGAAGCCGCTACGGGACGAAAGCCCCGCGGAGCGGGAATTCGCCATGGGATGGCACTCCTTCAGCAGATAAGACCGAGGCGAGGCTTGCACGACTAACCCTCGCCGAACCGCGACAAGGCAACGATGCTTCGAATCAGTCCCAAAGCGACGTTCCACCCCTGGACGCCGTGACGCGAATTGATCCGGGTCGGGGCGGAATCAAAGAGAGTCCAGACGGGGATGGCCGCATGAAGGCCGGCGTGCTGTGGCGTCGGCCCAGAAGAGGGCCAAGCAACTGACGCAGAAACGCCCGCCACGCAGCGGCGCCGACGTGAGGCGTCTCAAGAAGTCTCTTTGGCTTCCTTCATGAATGAAGAATACGACTCTCTCCCCGATGCGTCTAGTCGCCGGAGTCGCATGGGAAGGATTTCCACATGCCGAATTCGTTAAGAGATTGGATCGCAGCCACACTTCGAGCGTTGTCCCGACTCATGGACTCGACGATCCGTGAGGGTGGCTTCCTTGTGGATGTGAACGTGTTGGGTTCGTCACTCGCGGGCCATGCGACGCGGACGCTGGAGGCGAAGCCCGTTCAGGTCGAGTATCATACAGGTCCGCTTCCCGAATCGTCGCGATCTCTCAAACGTTCCCGCGATCGACCTGGACCCCGGAGACGTGTCTGGGATTGTCTCGCCGTCCGCTTCGGGGTCTTTGGCGGGGACGATTTCGAGACCGTATACACGGGTGCCGGTGAGGTCTGGTCCTCCGGTGGGCGCGCCATTCAGTTCGCTCCGATGGTCTCGTAGGCTAGGGCTATACGGTCGACGTGGAGTGTGC
The nucleotide sequence above comes from Paludisphaera rhizosphaerae. Encoded proteins:
- a CDS encoding DUF1559 domain-containing protein; this translates as MANSRSAGLSSRSGFTLIELLVVIAIIAVLIALLLPAVQAAREAARRAQCVNNLKQIGLAMHNYHSANDVFPMGASLCNYNYGGSITYTTWNNWSAHAALLNYMEQSALYNSINFMMEGRGSDYASSANATGYNAKIAAFLCPSDSNGGRVNDNCYYGSVGPTTNAGDDTPPRGGPIAANRTSPTSGVFGFRLSYGIRDITDGTSNTIAFSEGQAGPMIQSPVPGAMVMGAGLSGNAWFLNANQNQALVLTDLQTCSNKFVASNSGNLSVGHGHDWGIGGMGATLFNTIVPPNSTQYKWAACRTDCGGGCDGASMDYSNAQSYHSGGANMMMGDGSVKFVKGSISMPTYWALGTRGGGEVISSDAY
- a CDS encoding pyruvoyl-dependent arginine decarboxylase; its protein translation is MYVPAKLFFTKGVGTHREKLTSFELALRDARIACYNLVRVSSIFPPRCKEVSIDQGLKELMPGQIVHVVISECATAEPNRLVASSVGVAIPKDRDQFGYLSEHHAYGQTAKAAADYAEDLAAEMLATILGVEFNPNSSWDEKREQWKIADVIYKTKEVTQTAVGHKDGLWTTVIAAAVLLPER